From Scleropages formosus chromosome 9, fSclFor1.1, whole genome shotgun sequence, one genomic window encodes:
- the atpaf1 gene encoding ATP synthase mitochondrial F1 complex assembly factor 1 isoform X1 translates to MRDGDENKMAAALVQMACLYRGMLAVRTVGGRPLIPGAVPLRLRAFSMKKEREPQLEENPFYGKYADKIRELRSSRPGEFRARMEKREEVTREPLGISTQAEFALVVEQEMEKQKKSAAGSGVFTKNKALASILNIDKVQDKSGKEIAELWMQYFATKDTISAVIPGETFEVMFSRATSCPTFLYALPRKEGYEFFLGQWSGQELHFTSLINVQTMGENAPSQLILYHYSDLQKDKGIVLMTAEMDSKFIGVHQAQCLANQVQLFYGTRRQETFALVETFNHRPLHFKHTSVIAELEQSGIGPGVPSAKT, encoded by the exons ATGAGGGACGGCGATGAGAACAAGATGGCGGCGGCCCTGGTTCAGATGGCTTGTCTGTACCGCGGGATGCTGGCGGTGCGGACAGTGGGCGGGAGGCCGCTGATTCCCGGCGCGGTGCCGCTTCGGTTGCGGGCCTTTTCGATGAAGAAGGAGCGGGAGCCGCAGCTGGAGGAGAACCCGTTCTACGGGAAGTACGCAGACAAGATCAGGGAGCTGCGCAG CTCTCGGCCCGGGGAGTTTAGAGCACGAATGGAGAAGCGGGAGGAGGTGACGAGGGAACCGCTGGGCATCTCCACACAGGCCGAGTTTGCCCTAGTCGTGGAGCAGGAG atggaaaagcaaaagaaaagtgCAGCAGGCTCTGGAGTATTCACAAAAAACAAG GCTCTGGCATCCATTCTTAACATCGATAAAGTCCAGGACAAGTCGGGAAAGGAAATTGCAGAg CTGTGGATGCAGTACTTTGCCACAAAAGACACAATCAGTGCAGTCATACCA ggAGAAACATTTGAAGTGATGTTCAGCAGAGCCACTTCATGTCCGACT TTCCTGTACGCCCTTCCTCGGAAAGAAGGCTACGAGTTTTTTTTGGGTCAGTGGTCTGGGCAAGAGCTACATTTTACCTCCCTGATCAATGTCCAG ACGATGGGAGAGAATGCCCCAAGCCAGCTGATCCTGTACCACTACTCAGACCTGCAGAAGGACAAAGGGATTGTCCTCATGACTGCTGAAATGGACTCTAAGTTTATA GGTGTACACCAAGCTCAGTGCTTAGCCAATCAGGTCCAGCTTTTCTATGGCACACGGCGTCAAGAGACTTTCGCACTGGTTGAAACTTTCAACCACAGGCCATTGCACTTCAAGCACACATCTGTGATCGCGGAGTTGGAGCAGAGTGGCATTGGTCCAGGAGTGCCTTCTGCAAAGACTTAA
- the atpaf1 gene encoding ATP synthase mitochondrial F1 complex assembly factor 1 isoform X2, translating into MEKQKKSAAGSGVFTKNKALASILNIDKVQDKSGKEIAELWMQYFATKDTISAVIPGETFEVMFSRATSCPTFLYALPRKEGYEFFLGQWSGQELHFTSLINVQTMGENAPSQLILYHYSDLQKDKGIVLMTAEMDSKFIGVHQAQCLANQVQLFYGTRRQETFALVETFNHRPLHFKHTSVIAELEQSGIGPGVPSAKT; encoded by the exons atggaaaagcaaaagaaaagtgCAGCAGGCTCTGGAGTATTCACAAAAAACAAG GCTCTGGCATCCATTCTTAACATCGATAAAGTCCAGGACAAGTCGGGAAAGGAAATTGCAGAg CTGTGGATGCAGTACTTTGCCACAAAAGACACAATCAGTGCAGTCATACCA ggAGAAACATTTGAAGTGATGTTCAGCAGAGCCACTTCATGTCCGACT TTCCTGTACGCCCTTCCTCGGAAAGAAGGCTACGAGTTTTTTTTGGGTCAGTGGTCTGGGCAAGAGCTACATTTTACCTCCCTGATCAATGTCCAG ACGATGGGAGAGAATGCCCCAAGCCAGCTGATCCTGTACCACTACTCAGACCTGCAGAAGGACAAAGGGATTGTCCTCATGACTGCTGAAATGGACTCTAAGTTTATA GGTGTACACCAAGCTCAGTGCTTAGCCAATCAGGTCCAGCTTTTCTATGGCACACGGCGTCAAGAGACTTTCGCACTGGTTGAAACTTTCAACCACAGGCCATTGCACTTCAAGCACACATCTGTGATCGCGGAGTTGGAGCAGAGTGGCATTGGTCCAGGAGTGCCTTCTGCAAAGACTTAA